The segment ATACACTAAAAAACCTGTAAATACAACGAGTTAATTACTTGTCTAAGCtgatttcaatttcaatatCTACTTGCATACCATTTAATTGAATTTTCGTCTGCAAGGCTAATTAAGAAAGCTGATGCAGAGCTTTGAGTACTGATCTGAGTATACATCTCTAGTCTGGACAGAGCTCAATTCATTTCTGAGAAGAATTGAACCCCAAACTGATTGGCTTTATATTCTGGTTTTAGCTTGAGCTATAAAAGATTTTGCAGTTATATAAAGACTTGGATGGTGAGAGCATACGTTTGAACTCATCTAAACTCCCTTGGTATTGGAAATGTTTAGCACCAAGGACAACGCTTATGGGTCGGCCTTGTTTATCCAATCCTTGCAGAAACATCTTGTTCTGAGCCACTTCATTTCGGACCTGCGACAAAGAAATGGAACCATTTGGAACAAATGTTTGTCTCCATTTCAGGTACCTGAGGAAGAGGGCAGAAGCCTTCTCTACATCTAAATCACGAGCACGAAGGAACCTTCTAATCATCAGATCATCCGCTTTCTGCACACCAAAATTAGGCAGCGTGCTTAATAGAAGTATGTATAGAGTCTCCTATCTCCAGCCCACTTTGGGGATGCTTCCTCCTTGTTTTGAAATGTAAACTTTAATGAAGGAACTTCATTAATTAGTCTCAGAAGGAGAGAAGAAAATCGGCATGTATAATGATGAGACGATGAAGAGGGATGAAATTAAGAAGGCAGTAGAAGTCATGGTACCTGGGAAGAAGGGTCCCGGGAAGAAGGATCCTGGGATTCAACATAGGTCCTCATGAGACTGACTTTAGTCTGTTCCATCTCATTGATTTTCATGCTACCTTGCCCATCTCTCGCTTCTTCTAACTTCTCATCAAAGCTCATGGCTCTTGTCCCTTTTTCTGTGTAGCAGCATCTGCAAAATATACTatgtagtaagaaatatatacaAGAAACAGAGCCCAGTATTGAAGTGCCATGGAAAAAACAGCACCGGCTACCAACTAAATGAATCTATGAATTGATGTGGGGTGGTGAGGAGTTTAACTACATGGGGACATGGTTGGTTGGAGACAGGACAGAAACAGCACCTAGCCATCACCTCCAAATTAAATGCCTCTCCCCTACAGCAACACCATTAATACATTATTGAAGCTTTACTTGACCTGATCTCATACTCACATCTAATCTTTTATGATCTTCTATGAAATAAATAGCAGGAAAGAACAgttcaacaaaataactttcGACTCCCCGTCTCATTTTCTCAGTGAATAAAGGAGACTGAAACGAAAGGACATACGAGCCAAAAGCGTCTGCAAAATATGTAGGA is part of the Vitis riparia cultivar Riparia Gloire de Montpellier isolate 1030 chromosome 17, EGFV_Vit.rip_1.0, whole genome shotgun sequence genome and harbors:
- the LOC117903921 gene encoding phosphatidylinositol transfer protein 3-like yields the protein MARCCYTEKGTRAMSFDEKLEEARDGQGSMKINEMEQTKVSLMRTYVESQDPSSRDPSSQKADDLMIRRFLRARDLDVEKASALFLRYLKWRQTFVPNGSISLSQVRNEVAQNKMFLQGLDKQGRPISVVLGAKHFQYQGSLDEFKRFLVYAFDKICTRMPPGQEKFVVIGDLEGWGYSNSDMRAYLGALSILQDYYPERLGKLFIIHAPYIFMAIWKIVYPFIDKNTKKKIVLVEKTKLRSTLLEEIDESQLPQIYGGKLPLVPIQDS